In one Candidatus Roizmanbacteria bacterium CG_4_9_14_0_2_um_filter_38_17 genomic region, the following are encoded:
- a CDS encoding glycosyl transferase family 2, giving the protein MKAVLIITVFLLGLLGLTQLLSLTLISSLLFVFTTLLILQGAFSTYGLLYSWFIDKDLTHLKPDMETLSTIKSKFTLIIPARFEEKVIQDTLRAMAKINYPKQLFEVIVVIRNDDTGTINKVRELLPELNGTDIKLITYAGYPVNKARALNEGLLHATGDFIGVFDAEDEPHMDIVTAVNSTFSKRKVDVVQSAVQLVTVNASWFAPLNVLEYYYWFKSVIPMFSDLGATPLGGNTVFFARSVLQSIGGWDDTKLTEDADIGMRLSAAGYKITAINDVRIATLEETPANLNSFIKQRSRWNRGYFQILFSGIWTKLPTLKQQLLALYVILQPVIYHFSLIGFVILPTLALNSRVPFMLTLYSFIPLYFLIIHIILMLIGLYEFKYSYQIASSAMIYILLLIVYFPYQLVLAYSSLRGGIQILLGDNNWEKTEHYNTHRLQQYYIE; this is encoded by the coding sequence ATGAAAGCAGTACTTATTATTACAGTATTTTTACTAGGATTATTGGGCTTAACTCAGCTTTTAAGCTTAACTCTCATAAGCTCGCTGTTGTTTGTATTTACTACACTCCTTATCCTCCAAGGAGCTTTCTCTACTTATGGGCTACTATATTCATGGTTTATAGACAAAGACCTTACACATCTAAAACCAGATATGGAGACCTTATCTACAATTAAGAGTAAGTTTACCTTAATTATTCCAGCGAGATTCGAAGAAAAAGTAATTCAGGACACGCTGCGAGCAATGGCAAAGATTAATTATCCTAAGCAATTATTTGAGGTTATTGTTGTTATTCGCAATGACGATACAGGCACAATCAATAAGGTGCGCGAACTATTACCTGAATTAAATGGAACAGATATAAAACTAATTACCTACGCGGGTTATCCAGTCAACAAAGCAAGAGCTCTTAATGAGGGCTTGCTTCATGCAACTGGTGATTTTATTGGAGTATTTGACGCTGAAGACGAACCTCATATGGATATAGTAACTGCAGTTAATTCAACATTTAGCAAGCGAAAAGTAGATGTAGTTCAGTCAGCAGTGCAGTTAGTTACTGTTAACGCATCATGGTTTGCTCCATTAAATGTCTTAGAGTATTACTACTGGTTTAAATCGGTAATTCCCATGTTTAGCGATTTAGGCGCTACACCTCTTGGTGGAAATACGGTATTCTTTGCGCGTTCTGTTTTACAGAGCATAGGAGGTTGGGATGACACCAAGCTCACGGAAGATGCAGATATTGGAATGCGTTTATCAGCGGCAGGATACAAAATCACGGCAATTAACGATGTGCGTATTGCAACTCTCGAAGAAACACCAGCAAATCTTAATTCATTTATTAAACAGCGATCACGCTGGAATAGAGGATATTTTCAGATACTTTTTAGTGGCATCTGGACCAAGCTTCCTACCTTAAAACAGCAGTTACTTGCTCTATACGTTATTTTACAACCCGTGATCTATCATTTTAGTTTAATTGGATTTGTTATCTTACCAACTTTAGCTTTGAATTCTAGGGTTCCATTTATGCTAACTTTATACTCATTTATACCTCTCTATTTTCTGATTATCCATATTATTCTAATGCTCATCGGTTTATATGAATTCAAGTATAGCTATCAGATAGCAAGCTCTGCTATGATTTATATATTATTACTTATAGTTTATTTTCCTTATCAGCTAGTACTCGCATATTCCTCATTGAGAGGGGGAATTCAGATATTACTAGGAGATAATAACTGGGAAAAAACAGAACACTACAATACTCATAGATTACAACAATACTATATAGAATGA